A window of Cryptomeria japonica chromosome 3, Sugi_1.0, whole genome shotgun sequence contains these coding sequences:
- the LOC131037829 gene encoding F-box/kelch-repeat protein At1g80440: MGSLIPGLPDDMGWECLVRVKLNAHHILRCVCKSWNDALKSPHFYQERKRLKISEQRICMLLCREDIRDRVVVYDPENNSCKTLPAIPGKNDAMFCCHFVKQKLVLIADYNFDHTRRCMWLYDFACSKWRKGAKLPYCRNFSRFASAVDEAEGLIYVGGGYCSSDNRRWYRKGRGYCRFHNGGVRKVFGKPVRSASVYNVEKNKWYHLPDMNTCMEFHSGHFVDGKFYVMGPSNSFEVFDSYTRSWKTMENSFDTPHFVSGFGRFYCLSGSGLIEYDYKQDKLHIVGPVPTEGWCRFTHCAVVGNKIFVSKQDHTIEGRCFYMLTPPSETRGTVEVIRIKRSSGLQDELTGAATLDL, encoded by the coding sequence ATGGGATCTCTTATTCCTGGTCTTCCGGATGACATGGGGTGGGAATGCCTGGTGAGGGTGAAGTTGAACGCTCATCACATCCTCAGGTGTGTCTGCAAAAGCTGGAACGACGCATTGAAAAGCCCCCACTTTTATCAAGAAAGAAAAAGATTGAAGATTTCCGAGCAACGGATTTGTATGCTCCTTTGCAGAGAGGACATTCGCGACAGAGTAGTTGTATACGACCCGGAGAATAACTCGTGTAAAACTCTACCAGCCATTCCGGGAAAAAATGACGCCATGTTTTGCTGCCATTTCGTGAAACAAAAACTGGTTTTGATTGCGGATTATAATTTCGACCATACAAGACGTTGTATGTGGTTGTACGATTTTGCTTGTTCGAAATGGCGGAAGGGTGCAAAATTGCCATATTGCCGAAATTTTTCAAGATTTGCCTCCGCAGTGGATGAGGCGGAGGGACTGATTTATGTTGGTGGAGGGTATTGCAGTTCTGACAATCGTAGATGGTATCGCAAAGGTCGAGGGTATTGCAGGTTTCACAATGGTGGAGTGCGCAAGGTGTTTGGTAAACCCGTCCGTAGCGCTTCAGTTTACAATGTGGAGAAGAACAAGTGGTATCATCTCCCCGACATGAACACCTGCATGGAGTTCCATAGCGGTCATTTTGTTGACGGCAAGTTTTATGTAATGGGACCTTCTAACAGTTTTGAGGTTTTTGATTCCTACACGAGAAGCTGGAAAACTATGGAGAATAGTTTCGACACTCCGCATTTCGTAAGTGGATTTGGGCGCTTTTATTGCTTGTCTGGTAGCGGACTGATTGAATATGACTATAAGCAAGATAAACTGCACATTGTCGGGCCTGTTCCAACGGAGGGTTGGTGCCGATTCACTCACTGTGCAGTGGTTGGCAATAAAATCTTTGTGAGCAAACAGGATCATACAATTGAAGGTCGATGTTTTTATATGCTTACACCTCCAAGTGAGACAAGAGGAACAGTCGAGGTGATTCGCATTAAGAGATCATCGGGCCTCCAGGATGAGCTTACAGGAGCTGCTACCCTGGATCTTTGA